A single genomic interval of Nonomuraea rubra harbors:
- a CDS encoding STAS domain-containing protein produces the protein MVTGVYVQEVADLNVEVQRGDCEALVCLTGDLDKLTAPLLKDALVQLFTEGRVQIVIDAAELDFCDSSGLWVLVEHQRRVSAHAGSLGIVGVHGVLRRVLDVTGLKAAFDRVVHAEL, from the coding sequence GTGGTGACAGGGGTGTACGTTCAGGAGGTGGCGGATCTCAACGTCGAGGTGCAGCGCGGCGACTGTGAGGCGCTCGTGTGCCTTACCGGTGATCTCGACAAGCTCACGGCGCCACTGCTGAAGGACGCGCTGGTGCAGTTGTTCACCGAGGGCCGCGTGCAGATCGTGATCGACGCCGCGGAGCTGGACTTCTGTGACTCCAGTGGCCTGTGGGTGCTGGTGGAGCACCAGCGCAGGGTCTCCGCGCACGCCGGCTCCTTAGGCATCGTGGGCGTCCACGGGGTGCTGCGGCGCGTGCTCGACGTGACGGGGCTCAAGGCCGCCTTCGACCGCGTCGTCCACGCGGAGCTCTAG
- a CDS encoding NUDIX domain-containing protein, whose translation MTARDGDGWTECAQGHRHWGVHGASGLLVVHHDDAGVPYVLMQKRSWWSHHGNTWGLPGGARDSHEDAVASALREAREEAALAGDGLRVQGVYLDDHGGWAFETVIAESAELLAAAPANRESTELRWLALPEITERRLHPGFAATWSDIQEAIRPETIVLDVANIIGARAERGWWNDRLGAATRLLREVSVLRLAHPVLAQWYPRMVAVVEGAARSAPAVEGIQVVAATGSGDDAIVDVVRQAKPWERVLVVTADRGLKERVGSLGAETVGPKWLLSQLGV comes from the coding sequence ATGACGGCTAGGGACGGCGACGGCTGGACGGAGTGCGCCCAAGGCCACAGGCACTGGGGCGTGCACGGAGCCTCGGGGCTGCTCGTCGTTCACCACGACGACGCCGGGGTGCCGTACGTGCTCATGCAGAAGCGCTCCTGGTGGAGCCACCACGGCAACACCTGGGGGCTGCCCGGCGGGGCCCGCGACAGCCACGAGGACGCGGTCGCCAGCGCGCTGCGCGAGGCCCGCGAGGAGGCGGCGCTGGCCGGTGACGGCCTGCGGGTGCAGGGCGTCTACCTCGACGACCACGGCGGGTGGGCGTTCGAGACGGTGATCGCCGAATCGGCCGAGCTGCTGGCCGCCGCGCCCGCCAACCGCGAGAGCACCGAGCTGCGCTGGCTGGCGCTGCCCGAGATCACCGAGCGGAGGCTGCATCCCGGGTTCGCCGCGACGTGGAGCGACATCCAGGAGGCGATCAGGCCGGAGACGATCGTGCTGGACGTGGCCAACATCATCGGCGCCCGAGCCGAACGCGGCTGGTGGAACGACCGGCTGGGGGCGGCGACCAGGCTGCTGCGCGAGGTCTCGGTGCTGCGGCTGGCCCATCCCGTGCTGGCGCAGTGGTATCCGAGGATGGTGGCGGTCGTGGAGGGCGCCGCGCGCAGCGCGCCGGCCGTGGAGGGCATCCAGGTGGTCGCGGCCACGGGCAGCGGCGACGACGCCATCGTGGACGTCGTACGCCAGGCCAAGCCGTGGGAGCGCGTGCTCGTGGTCACGGCCGACCGTGGCCTCAAGGAACGGGTGGGCAGCCTGGGCGCCGAGACCGTGGGCCCGAAGTGGCTGCTGTCGCAGCTCGGGGTCTAG
- a CDS encoding AAA family ATPase produces the protein MARHDREESLEEQLAWLDAIKETEESPVPVGASAAPADEPVASPYPKDPWSLVPQHHDTPTPPLFRAAVDSVYGAEAAEEVPERESEAGEWLGEATVKVEPAAPADDPFHAPLKPLPRPDDTDAYPSLSFTPPGTQPGSQTGNQLGNRTETPAGTPSDTQTGTPADASPEQAAPQPERAEETTWPPSGEETAWVTPPDWPRPAAEEAAPAGESSRAEEPAHVEEAARAEEELPAVGEKGAWADTQPRNERPSWEENERPSWEEQAAEAEPSRTLPRADFSQGAESSQTRPRSDLPQWSDPEARAQEQRLTWSEQQDRSHWSEQRSDQTDRNERPADRPGWSDEPADRSGWGDQPAERAHQPEHRKQQDQRPQWTEQHEWRPAEREIPPPPRRRPAPTPVFTASPRPPITGRPTAESLDPESLLRGRRNAPSKGWRRLVYRASGGWIKPGESPEVRRRRELVTRARTPVTAGHHRVAVLSLKGGVGKTTTTVGLGATLAQMRGDRVIAVDANPDRGTLSDKLVLETSATVRDLLNERDQVKRYVDIRAFTSQAPSRLEVLASDRDPSVSEAFSGSDYQAVSQVLENFYSICITDCGTGLLHSAMGGVLGLADQIVLVSSPSVDGARAASATLDWLEAHHYADLVKNATVVLCSVRPRSKSAVDIKKLEAHFAARCRAVIRVPYDPHLEEGAEIDLDRLQEPTREAYLQLAACVGDGFAGLRD, from the coding sequence GGAGACGGAGGAGTCGCCTGTCCCTGTCGGCGCCTCCGCCGCTCCCGCCGACGAGCCGGTCGCTTCGCCGTACCCCAAGGACCCGTGGTCGCTGGTGCCCCAGCACCACGACACCCCGACGCCGCCGCTGTTCCGCGCGGCCGTGGACTCCGTGTACGGCGCCGAGGCGGCCGAGGAGGTTCCCGAGCGGGAGAGCGAGGCCGGGGAGTGGCTCGGGGAGGCCACCGTCAAGGTGGAGCCCGCGGCGCCCGCCGACGATCCCTTCCACGCGCCGCTGAAGCCGCTGCCGCGCCCCGACGACACCGACGCCTACCCGTCCCTGTCGTTCACCCCGCCCGGAACCCAGCCCGGGAGCCAGACCGGAAACCAGCTCGGGAACCGGACCGAAACCCCGGCCGGCACTCCGAGTGACACTCAGACCGGCACTCCGGCCGATGCCTCGCCCGAGCAGGCCGCCCCTCAGCCCGAGCGGGCCGAGGAGACGACGTGGCCGCCTTCGGGGGAGGAGACGGCGTGGGTGACGCCGCCTGACTGGCCGCGACCGGCCGCCGAGGAGGCCGCTCCCGCCGGGGAGTCCTCGCGCGCGGAGGAGCCTGCCCACGTGGAGGAGGCCGCCCGCGCGGAGGAGGAGCTTCCCGCGGTCGGCGAGAAGGGCGCCTGGGCCGACACCCAGCCGCGCAACGAGCGGCCGTCCTGGGAGGAGAACGAGCGGCCGTCCTGGGAGGAGCAGGCCGCCGAGGCGGAGCCGTCGCGGACGCTGCCGCGCGCCGACTTCTCGCAAGGGGCCGAGTCGTCACAGACCCGGCCGCGCAGCGACCTCCCGCAGTGGAGCGATCCCGAGGCCCGCGCCCAGGAGCAGCGCCTCACGTGGTCGGAGCAGCAGGACCGTTCCCACTGGAGCGAGCAGCGCTCGGACCAGACCGACCGGAACGAGCGCCCGGCGGATCGCCCCGGCTGGAGCGACGAGCCCGCCGACCGCTCCGGGTGGGGCGATCAGCCTGCCGAGCGCGCGCACCAGCCGGAGCACCGCAAGCAGCAGGACCAGCGGCCGCAGTGGACCGAGCAGCACGAGTGGCGCCCCGCCGAGCGCGAGATCCCGCCGCCCCCACGCCGCCGCCCCGCCCCCACCCCGGTGTTCACCGCCTCACCCAGGCCGCCGATCACCGGCCGCCCCACCGCCGAGAGCCTCGACCCGGAGTCCCTGCTACGCGGACGGCGTAACGCCCCCTCCAAGGGCTGGCGCCGCCTGGTCTACCGGGCGTCCGGCGGCTGGATCAAGCCGGGCGAGTCGCCGGAGGTGCGCCGCCGCCGCGAGCTCGTCACCAGGGCCCGCACCCCGGTCACGGCCGGCCACCACCGCGTGGCCGTACTCAGCCTGAAGGGTGGCGTGGGCAAGACCACGACCACGGTCGGCCTCGGCGCCACCCTGGCCCAGATGCGCGGCGACCGCGTCATCGCGGTGGACGCCAACCCCGACAGGGGCACGCTGTCCGACAAGCTCGTCCTGGAGACCTCGGCCACCGTCCGCGACCTGCTCAACGAGCGGGACCAGGTCAAGCGGTACGTCGACATCAGGGCGTTCACCTCGCAGGCGCCATCCCGGCTGGAGGTGCTGGCCTCCGACCGCGACCCGTCGGTCTCCGAGGCGTTCAGCGGTTCCGACTACCAGGCCGTCTCCCAGGTGCTGGAGAACTTCTACTCGATCTGCATCACCGACTGCGGCACCGGCCTGCTGCACTCCGCCATGGGCGGCGTGCTCGGGCTGGCCGACCAGATCGTGCTGGTCAGCTCCCCGTCGGTGGACGGCGCCAGGGCGGCCTCCGCGACGCTCGACTGGCTGGAGGCGCACCACTACGCCGACCTGGTCAAGAACGCGACCGTGGTGCTGTGCAGCGTCAGGCCCCGGTCGAAGTCGGCGGTGGACATCAAGAAGCTGGAGGCCCACTTCGCCGCCAGGTGCCGTGCGGTGATCAGGGTGCCGTACGACCCGCATCTGGAGGAGGGCGCGGAGATCGACCTTGACCGGCTCCAGGAGCCGACGAGGGAGGCGTACCTGCAGCTTGCCGCCTGCGTGGGCGACGGCTTCGCGGGGCTGCGGGACTGA
- a CDS encoding calmodulin-binding protein, with the protein MRRITRKIGAPLAAALAVLSAAPPATAAPAAYFVMTDITREQFVVQLTDPAKIQHARDLVNGVTNERPHVVGRIAKQSAPYNARWSYHFRPETVDFFDVAIEVCDATIPYVEDHLDEAGGAFLPGLVYCPWTSRLVRELPAP; encoded by the coding sequence GTGCGACGTATCACCCGTAAGATCGGCGCTCCCCTGGCCGCCGCCCTCGCCGTCCTGTCAGCGGCCCCGCCCGCCACGGCGGCCCCGGCGGCGTACTTCGTGATGACCGACATCACCCGGGAGCAGTTCGTCGTCCAGCTCACCGATCCCGCCAAGATCCAGCATGCGCGCGACCTGGTCAACGGCGTGACGAACGAGCGGCCCCACGTCGTCGGCCGGATCGCGAAGCAGTCCGCCCCGTACAACGCCCGCTGGAGCTACCACTTCCGGCCCGAGACCGTCGACTTCTTCGACGTGGCGATCGAGGTGTGCGACGCCACGATCCCCTACGTCGAGGACCACCTGGACGAGGCGGGCGGCGCCTTCCTGCCCGGGCTGGTCTACTGCCCGTGGACCTCCAGGCTGGTCAGGGAGCTGCCCGCGCCGTAA